In Anthocerotibacter panamensis C109, the sequence ATCTTTACTAGCTATGATGGATGAATTCTGCTGTATGCAATACTCGAATCTTTGTTCTAGAGTATGTATTGTTTGAGATCCTGAGTTATCAAATTTAGAAGTATTTGAAAAACATGCCAATCATTAGGTTCATCTGCCCAGTTGAACAGTGATGATTCGCTAATAGCATTGACTAATGGGTGAGATGGATCACTATTCATATCCTGTAAAGCTTTTATCAAGTCATCTACATAGCTGTTACCAACTTCTCGTTGTAAGCGTATAGCTGATGATCGAGCCATTTTAGGAAGATCAATTTGGAAAAACAAGGAATCCCACTCCTCGGGAAGTTCGTCAATTAAGTAGTGGCAGGTAAATTCAGCCTTAATTGCTTGATGGATATTCACAAGATGCGTCATTGTAGTTCTCCTTTCAGGGTTTGGGGAAATAAGTTACAAGTCTCCACTCACCTATACTCCGTACATACTCCCATACTATCTGAGCCTTTGGTAATATGGCAGGATCATTTATGGGAACCCTATGCTTAGGGTTATCAGGGTTTTTGATCAGCTTATCTGTGATTGCCTCCCTTTGAGGCACCATAGATTCACCAAACCCCCTTACACGGTTGGTTGTAACGGTTAGCTCGTGGCGAACTGGCTCACCTGTAGCAGGATCAATATAAGTCGGTTTACCTGTAATAGGGTCAGGAAACGTTGGCACTTTACCATTTTTAAGATCTACTTCTAGCGCCTTACGCCCTCGTCCAATTGCTTCGGCTTCAACTTCGGGAGATGTAAAGCGTGATGCTCTCTCAGGAAGCTTTTTGCTGGTTTTGCCATCTGGTTTCAAACCTGATTTAACACGTTCAGCCTGCTGAGCCTCGGTAGTCTGGTAGCCATGATCTGCGTGCCCGTGCCCATGCGTTGCTTTTTGGGGATTAATAGGCTCAAGCATTTGGTCTGCCTGTGACACGGTTTGCTCTGCTCTGTTCCTACTATTTTCTTTGTACCACTCTTCCCGCGTTGTAGCTCGCTCTCCAGGCTTAGGCGTGTACCCTCGCTTGACCTGCCTACCTTCAGTCCCCAATGCCTCCCCGACTTTAGCCGCCACTTCAGGGAGTGCCGTTCTTCGTGCGCTACCCGACAAGTGTTGAAGGCGTGTGGATACCTCACGAATACGCTCAACTAGCTTTCCAACTTGCTTGGCATTACGGGCAGCTTTGATGGATTTACCCACCGCATCGCCTAAGTAAGGCACCATCGAGACAAGTGACAATCCTGCACCTAAGTAATCCCCTTTTGCCAAGCTAATCGCCGCACTGATCCCATCCGAGATAGGCGTAGGATCAGCAATCCCTGCCAGATCTGCTGCTGCCTGTGCCATCTCCAGCGCCATTTCCCGGTTGAGATGGGATAGCTCTTTCTGGGCTAGCTCCAACGCCTCATCCGCCTTGGCTGCACCCTTGAGTGGGTTCAGTTGAACCAATTCCTGTCGTTGGGCTTCCGTACTGACAGATGGAATCTGGATAGGAGATAGTCTACGCTCACCGGATGCGGGCTCACCGGGCACTTGCTTCAAAGGGTGATTGGTGAGGAAATCATCGGGTAGCGGGGTGTACGTTAGCACGGGTGGTCCATCTTCCACGGGCTGCGCTTGAACCACCGGCGGTTTAGTAGAAGGCTTGGGCGGCTGCGGGATGTGGTCGGAGGAGGGCTTGGGAATACGCGACGCATAGATGGACATGGTTATTCCTAAGCATTGGCGGCTTCAGGATGATAAGTAGACTTGGGACACTACACTGAGCTTGAGAATAGGCGTTCATAGCCCTGGAAGACTATTAGAGATTCTACGCAGAAAACCAGTGCAAGGATTGGGAGCATGCCACCTTTTATAGACTGGCCTAGCGGTGAGCCTTTTTGTAAAAGTAAGGTACTCCCGATTTAATCTTCCTTGCGGGTAATCTTATGCCAGAAGTATGCGCTCCAGGCCCCTTCAACTGCCCGCCCGCCCAAGAAACCCCTACGCAACAACAAGCCAGGGGAGCGAATAAGCAATAATAGATCGGCCCGATTTGCGCACTGCTATGCCGCGCCGTAACGACCTGCAAAAAATTTTGCTCATTGGCTCTGGTCCCATCGTAATTGGGCAAGCCTGTGAATTTGACTACTCCGGCACGCAAGCGTGTAAAGCCCTGTGCGAAGAAGGTTACACCGTGGTCTTGGTCAATTCCAACCCCGCTACGATCATGACTGACCCCGGACTCGCTGACTACACCTACATCGAGCCCTTGACCACCGAATTCGTCACCCGCATCATCGCCCGCGAACGCCCCGACGCCCTATTGCCCACCATGGGCGGTCAGACCGCCCTCAACCTCGCCGTCGAACTTGCCGAACAGGGCATCCTAGAGCACTATGGCGTCGAACTCATTGGAGCCAAACTCCCCGCGATCCAAATGGCCGAGGACCGAGAACTTTTTAAGGCCGCCATGGACCGCATTGGGCTTGCCACCCCACGCTCCGGCTTCGCTCGCACCCTAGCGGAGAGTCAGCAGGTCGCCCAGACCATTGGCACCTATCCCCTCATCTTGCGCCCCAGTTTCACGATGGGCGGCACCGGCGGCGGTATCGCCTATAACCGCCAGGAATTTGAAGAGATGATCCAGGTTGCCCTTGAAGCCTCCCCGGTCAGCCAGGTCTTGGTCGAAGAATCCGTCCTAGGCTGGAAGGAATACGAACTCGAAGTGATGCGCGACCTCGCCGACAATGTCGTGATTATCTGTTCGATTGAAAATCTTGACCCGATGGGCGTCCACACCGGCGACTCGATCACCGTCGCCCCCGCCCAGACCCTGACGGACAAAGAGTACCAGCGCCTGAGAGACTACGCCAAACGCATCATCCGCGAGATTGGTGTCGAGACCGGTGGCTCCAATATCCAGTTTGCGGTCAATCCTCAAAATGGGCAGGTCCTCATCGTTGAGATGAACCCCCGCGTCTCGCGCTCCTCCGCCCTCGCCTCCAAAGCCACCGGCTTCCCCATCGCCAAAATTGCTGCCAAACTTGCGGTGGGTTTTACCTTAGACGAAATTCCCAACGACATCACCCGCGAAACCCCAGCCAGTTTTGAGCCGACGATTGACTACGTGGTGACCAAAATTCCGCGCTTCGCCTTCGAGAAGTTTCCAGGCTCCGAACCCATCCTCACCACCCAGATGAAATCCGTCGGCGAGGCGATGGCGATTGGGCGGACGTTCCAGGAATCCCTGCAAAAAGCACTGCGCTCCCTAGAGACCGGGCGGGCGGGCTTTGGTTGCGACCGTCCGCTCGAGCCTAAGGCCACCCCCGACTTGGAGAAACTCCTCAGGACCGCCACCCCAGACCGAATTTTTTACCTCCATCAGGCGCTCTATCAGGGTTTGAGCGTCGAAAAAATTCATCAGATCACCGCCATCGACCCGTGGTTCCTGCACAAGATGGCGGAGTTAGTACAGTTCGAGCAGACCCTCCAGGCCCAAGGACCCAGCCTAGAACGGCTCCTTCAGGCCAAGCGTCTGGGTTATTCTGACCGCCAGCTCGCTTTTGCCTGGGAATTATCTGAAGAAGAAGTCGCCCAAATGCGCCGCGACCAGGGCCTAAAGCCCGTCTACAAAACCGTAGACACCTGCGCTGCAGAATTCGCTGCCTACACGCCCTACCACTACGCGACCTACGAGCGCACCTGCGAAATCCGCCCCAGTGACAAGCCCAAAGTCCTCATCTTGGGTGGCGGGCCAAACCGCATTGGGCAGGGGATCGAGTTTGACTACTGCTGCTGCCACGCCAGTTTTGCCCTGAGCGCCAACGGCTACGAAACCATCATGGTCAACTCCAACCCAGAGACCGTCTCCACCGACTACGACACCTCCGACCGGCTTTATTTCGAGCCTTTGACCCGCGAGGATGTGCTCAATTTGGTGGCAGTAGAGCAGCCAGTCGGCTTGATTGTACAGTTTGGTGGGCAGACACCGCTAAAACTCGCCGTCCTTTTAGAGCAAAGTAACGCTCCGATTTGGGGCACTTCTGCGAATGCGATCGATGAAGCCGAGGACCGGGAGCGCTTTGAACGGGTACTGCGCGACTTGGACATCCGCCAACCACCTAACGGGATTGCCCGCGACCTGAGCGAAGCCAAGGCCATCGCCCTGCGCTTAGGCTATCCGGTCCTCGTCCGCCCCAGCTATGTCCTGGGCGGCAGAGGCATGGAGATCGTCTACTCCGACAGCGAACTGGAATACTACATGCGCTTTGCCGTGGCGGTCGAGCCGGGACAGCCGATTTTGGTGGACAAGTTTCTGGAAGGGGCGATAGAGGTCGATGTGGACGCCCTGGCAGACCAGACAGGGCGGGTGGTCATCGGCGGAATCATGGAGCACATTGAGGAAGCGGGTATTCACTCGGGCGACTCCGCCTGTATCCTGCCCACCCAGACGCTTTCGCCACAGATCCTAGAAACGATCCGCACCTGGACGGTAAGGCTCGCCCGACGCTTGGGGGTAGTCGGTCTGATGAATGTGCAGTACGCCGTCCAAAACGAAACTGTCTACATCCTGGAAGCCAACCCCCGCGCCTCGCGCACGGTCCCTTTTGTGAGTAAGGTCATCGGCGTCCCCTTAGCGCAAATGGCGGCTTTGGTCATGGCGGGCAAGACGCTGGAGGAATTGGGCTTCACCGAGGAGATCCTCCCGCCCTATATCGCTGTGAAAGAGGCTGTCCTCCCCTTCAATAAGTTCCCGGCCACAGATTTGATTTTAGGGCCGGAGATGCGTTCGACGGGGGAGGTGATGGGCATTGATACGGATTTTGGCCGTGCCTTCGCCAAGTCGCAATTGGCAGCAGGGCAAAAGCTTCCTACGTCGGGGCAGGTTTTTGTATCGGTAAGTGACCGGGATAAGCCGAAAGTGCTTCCGGTGGTCCAGAAGTTGATTGCGCTGGGCTTTACCATCATCGGTACGCAGGGCACACGGGATTATTTGGCCGAGCATGGAATCGCAGCGCATGAGGTGTTTAAAATCCACGAGGGTCGCCCGCATGTCACGGATGTGATGCAGAACGGGGAGGTGCAATTGGTCATTAACACGCCCACCGGTAAAGAAGCCCGGACCGACGGTCAACTCATCCGACGCACGGCATTTTCGCTGGGTATCCCGGTCATTACGACGATCAGCGCAGCAGTGGCA encodes:
- the carB gene encoding carbamoyl-phosphate synthase large subunit, producing the protein MPRRNDLQKILLIGSGPIVIGQACEFDYSGTQACKALCEEGYTVVLVNSNPATIMTDPGLADYTYIEPLTTEFVTRIIARERPDALLPTMGGQTALNLAVELAEQGILEHYGVELIGAKLPAIQMAEDRELFKAAMDRIGLATPRSGFARTLAESQQVAQTIGTYPLILRPSFTMGGTGGGIAYNRQEFEEMIQVALEASPVSQVLVEESVLGWKEYELEVMRDLADNVVIICSIENLDPMGVHTGDSITVAPAQTLTDKEYQRLRDYAKRIIREIGVETGGSNIQFAVNPQNGQVLIVEMNPRVSRSSALASKATGFPIAKIAAKLAVGFTLDEIPNDITRETPASFEPTIDYVVTKIPRFAFEKFPGSEPILTTQMKSVGEAMAIGRTFQESLQKALRSLETGRAGFGCDRPLEPKATPDLEKLLRTATPDRIFYLHQALYQGLSVEKIHQITAIDPWFLHKMAELVQFEQTLQAQGPSLERLLQAKRLGYSDRQLAFAWELSEEEVAQMRRDQGLKPVYKTVDTCAAEFAAYTPYHYATYERTCEIRPSDKPKVLILGGGPNRIGQGIEFDYCCCHASFALSANGYETIMVNSNPETVSTDYDTSDRLYFEPLTREDVLNLVAVEQPVGLIVQFGGQTPLKLAVLLEQSNAPIWGTSANAIDEAEDRERFERVLRDLDIRQPPNGIARDLSEAKAIALRLGYPVLVRPSYVLGGRGMEIVYSDSELEYYMRFAVAVEPGQPILVDKFLEGAIEVDVDALADQTGRVVIGGIMEHIEEAGIHSGDSACILPTQTLSPQILETIRTWTVRLARRLGVVGLMNVQYAVQNETVYILEANPRASRTVPFVSKVIGVPLAQMAALVMAGKTLEELGFTEEILPPYIAVKEAVLPFNKFPATDLILGPEMRSTGEVMGIDTDFGRAFAKSQLAAGQKLPTSGQVFVSVSDRDKPKVLPVVQKLIALGFTIIGTQGTRDYLAEHGIAAHEVFKIHEGRPHVTDVMQNGEVQLVINTPTGKEARTDGQLIRRTAFSLGIPVITTISAAVAVVSALAALQVGDLGVCSLQEYHRLLGKRGVPLTGCDPQPRP